A window from Helicobacter pylori NQ4053 encodes these proteins:
- the gmd gene encoding GDP-mannose 4,6-dehydratase yields MKEKIALITGVTGQDGSYLAEYLLNLGYEVHGLKRRSSSINTSRIDHLYEDLHSEHKRRFFLHYGDMTDSSNLIHLIATTKPTEIYNLAAQSHVKVSFETPEYTANADGIGTLRILEAMRILGLENKTRFYQASTSELYGEVLETPQNENTPFNPRSPYAVAKMYAFYITKNYREAYNLFAVNGILFNHESKVRGETFVTRKITRAASAIAYNLTDCLYLGNLDAKRDWGHAKDYVKMMHLMLQAPTPQDYVIATGKTTSVRDFVKMSFESIGIDLEFQNTGIKEIGLIKSVDEKRANALQLNLSHLKAGKIVVRIDERYFRPTEVDLLLGDPTKAEKELGWVREYDLKELVKDMLEYDLKECQKNLYLQDGGYTLRNFYE; encoded by the coding sequence ATGAAAGAAAAAATCGCTTTAATCACTGGGGTTACTGGGCAAGACGGGAGCTATCTGGCCGAATACTTGCTGAATTTGGGTTATGAAGTGCATGGGTTAAAAAGGCGCTCTTCTAGCATCAACACTTCTAGGATCGATCATTTGTATGAGGATTTGCACAGCGAACACAAAAGGCGTTTTTTCTTGCACTATGGGGATATGACCGATAGCTCCAACCTCATCCATCTAATCGCTACCACTAAGCCCACAGAGATTTATAATTTAGCCGCTCAAAGCCATGTGAAAGTCTCTTTTGAAACCCCAGAATACACCGCTAACGCTGATGGTATTGGCACGCTAAGGATTTTAGAGGCCATGCGGATTTTAGGCTTAGAAAATAAAACGCGCTTTTATCAAGCCAGCACGAGCGAATTGTATGGCGAAGTCTTAGAAACCCCGCAAAATGAAAACACCCCCTTTAACCCACGAAGCCCCTACGCGGTCGCTAAAATGTATGCCTTTTACATCACCAAAAATTACAGAGAAGCTTATAACTTGTTTGCGGTTAATGGTATCCTTTTTAACCATGAGAGCAAAGTAAGGGGCGAAACTTTTGTAACCCGTAAAATCACACGAGCCGCTAGCGCGATAGCGTATAACTTAACGGATTGCTTGTATTTAGGGAATTTAGACGCTAAAAGAGATTGGGGGCATGCCAAAGATTACGTGAAAATGATGCATTTAATGCTCCAAGCGCCCACTCCACAAGATTATGTGATCGCCACAGGAAAGACCACAAGTGTGCGCGATTTTGTGAAAATGAGCTTTGAATCTATCGGCATTGATCTAGAATTTCAAAATACAGGGATTAAAGAAATCGGTTTGATTAAAAGCGTTGATGAAAAAAGAGCGAACGCTTTACAATTGAATTTAAGCCATTTAAAAGCAGGCAAAATCGTGGTGCGTATAGATGAACGCTATTTCAGGCCTACTGAAGTGGATTTGCTCTTAGGTGATCCCACTAAGGCTGAAAAAGAGCTGGGCTGGGTTAGGGAATACGATTTAAAAGAGTTGGTTAAGGACATGTTAGAATACGATTTAAAAGAATGCCAGAAAAACCTTTACTTGCAAGATGGGGGCTATACTTTAAGGAATTTTTATGAATGA
- a CDS encoding GDP-L-fucose synthase family protein translates to MNEIVLITGAYGMVGQNTALYFKKNKPDVTLLTPKKSELYLLDKDNVQAYLKEYKPTGIIHCAGRVGGIIANMNDLSTYMVENLLMGLYLFSSALDLGVKKAINLASSCTYPKYAPNPLKESDLLNGSLEPTNEGYALAKLSVMKYCEYVSAEKGVFYKTLVPCNLYGEFDKFEEKIAHMIPGLIARMHTAKLKGEKNFAMWGDGTARREYLNAKDLARFIALAYENIAQMPSVMNVGSGVDYSIEEYYEKVAQVLDYKGVFVKDLSKPVGMQQKLMDISKQKALKWELEIPLEQGIKEAYEYYLKLLEV, encoded by the coding sequence ATGAATGAGATTGTTTTAATCACCGGCGCTTATGGCATGGTGGGGCAGAACACGGCGTTGTATTTTAAAAAAAATAAGCCTGATGTTACTTTACTCACCCCTAAAAAGAGCGAATTGTATTTATTGGATAAAGACAACGTTCAAGCTTATTTGAAAGAATACAAACCTACAGGCATTATCCATTGCGCCGGGAGAGTGGGGGGTATTATCGCTAACATGAACGATCTTTCAACTTACATGGTTGAAAACCTGCTGATGGGCTTGTACCTCTTTTCTAGCGCTTTAGATTTGGGCGTGAAAAAAGCCATTAATCTGGCGAGCTCTTGCACTTATCCTAAATACGCCCCTAACCCTTTAAAAGAGAGCGATTTATTGAACGGCTCTTTAGAGCCAACGAATGAAGGCTACGCTTTAGCCAAACTCTCTGTGATGAAGTATTGCGAATACGTGAGCGCTGAAAAGGGCGTTTTTTATAAAACTCTAGTGCCTTGCAACCTTTATGGCGAGTTTGACAAGTTTGAAGAAAAGATAGCGCACATGATACCAGGGCTTATTGCTAGGATGCACACCGCTAAATTAAAGGGTGAAAAAAATTTTGCGATGTGGGGCGATGGCACGGCCAGAAGAGAGTATTTAAACGCTAAAGATTTAGCCAGATTCATCGCTCTCGCTTATGAGAATATCGCTCAAATGCCTAGTGTGATGAATGTCGGCTCTGGAGTGGATTACAGCATTGAAGAGTATTACGAAAAAGTCGCTCAGGTTTTAGACTATAAGGGCGTGTTTGTGAAAGATTTATCCAAACCAGTGGGCATGCAACAAAAGCTTATGGATATTTCCAAACAAAAGGCTTTAAAATGGGAATTGGAAATCCCTTTAGAGCAGGGCATTAAAGAAGCTTATGAGTATTATTTGAAGCTTTTAGAGGTTTGA
- the hypE gene encoding hydrogenase expression/formation protein HypE: MDSVTLACGNGGKETNALIERVFMPYLKEWIVAFDEDAPTFEASGEYCVSTDSFVITPLIFNGGDIGKLCVCGSANDVSVQGGEPLFLNMGFILEEGLEIPLLKQILQSIQKELFKANLKLLSLDTKVVPKGSVDKLFINTTCIGKIIKPGISSRHLQQGQAIILSDTIANHGASLFAMRHEIKLKTNLESDCQLLYPLLKPLFLSDLKIDALRDATRGGLASVLNEWANSSRVKIVIEEEKIPLKEETKGICEILGLEPYTLANEGVFVLALNQKDAPKALEILKSNEKAKNACVIGKVFENPYPSVVLKNAWGFERILEMPEGELLPRIC; this comes from the coding sequence ATGGATAGCGTAACTCTAGCATGCGGGAACGGAGGGAAAGAAACAAACGCTTTAATTGAGCGAGTCTTCATGCCTTATTTAAAAGAATGGATTGTTGCGTTTGATGAAGACGCCCCTACATTTGAAGCTAGTGGGGAATATTGCGTAAGCACGGATAGTTTTGTCATCACGCCCTTAATTTTTAATGGGGGCGATATAGGCAAGCTTTGCGTTTGCGGGAGCGCAAATGACGTGAGCGTGCAAGGGGGCGAACCTCTGTTTTTGAATATGGGTTTTATTTTAGAAGAAGGCTTAGAAATCCCTCTTTTAAAGCAAATCTTACAATCCATACAAAAAGAATTGTTTAAAGCCAACCTAAAACTCCTTTCCCTAGACACTAAAGTCGTGCCAAAAGGGAGCGTGGATAAGCTTTTTATCAACACAACTTGTATTGGTAAAATCATCAAGCCAGGGATTTCTTCGCGCCATTTACAACAAGGGCAAGCCATTATCCTAAGCGACACGATCGCCAATCATGGGGCAAGCTTGTTTGCGATGCGTCATGAAATCAAGCTTAAAACGAATCTAGAAAGCGATTGCCAACTACTCTATCCCTTATTAAAACCCCTATTTTTAAGCGATCTCAAAATTGATGCTTTAAGAGATGCGACTAGGGGCGGGTTAGCGAGCGTGCTGAACGAATGGGCGAACAGCTCCAGAGTGAAAATCGTCATAGAAGAAGAAAAAATCCCCTTAAAAGAAGAAACTAAAGGGATTTGTGAGATTTTAGGGCTAGAACCCTATACGCTGGCTAATGAGGGGGTGTTTGTGTTAGCGCTCAATCAAAAGGACGCCCCAAAAGCCTTAGAAATTTTAAAAAGTAATGAGAAAGCGAAAAACGCTTGCGTGATCGGCAAAGTGTTTGAAAACCCTTATCCTAGCGTGGTTTTAAAGAACGCATGGGGTTTTGAAAGGATTTTAGAGATGCCAGAGGGCGAATTATTGCCTAGGATTTGCTAA